A window of Dorea formicigenerans contains these coding sequences:
- a CDS encoding Abi family protein: MQTPKKFSSFSDQVSWISDEKGIKIKDREYAEEMLRQIGYFPLMGGYKHLFRISNTKKYKVGTSFEEIVSLYKFDAELRELFFKYLLQIERQMRSLMSYYFTEMYGAEQKQYLDANNYNNTKRNHATIVKLIATLKRATTTTDYTYINYYRKTYGEIPLWVLANVLTFGNLSKMFRVFPQSLKSKVSKNFEPLNQHQMEQFLSVLTKYRNVCAHGERLFTYRTVDAIADTPLHKKLSLPQSGNQYEKGKQDLFAVVIAFRYLLPGKDFLEFKRKLIKEIDRVNREVEHISEVELLNKMGFPKNWKNITRYHLN, from the coding sequence ATGCAGACACCGAAAAAATTCTCTTCTTTTAGTGACCAGGTCTCTTGGATCAGTGATGAAAAGGGAATAAAAATAAAAGACAGAGAATATGCGGAAGAGATGTTACGTCAAATAGGATATTTTCCTCTTATGGGAGGATATAAACATCTTTTTAGAATATCGAATACAAAGAAATATAAAGTAGGAACAAGTTTTGAAGAAATAGTCAGTCTGTATAAGTTTGATGCAGAGCTTAGAGAGTTGTTCTTTAAATATTTACTGCAGATTGAGCGACAGATGCGTTCTTTGATGTCATACTATTTTACTGAAATGTATGGAGCAGAGCAGAAGCAGTACCTAGATGCTAATAATTATAATAATACAAAAAGAAATCATGCAACAATCGTAAAGTTGATAGCGACCTTGAAACGAGCAACAACGACCACAGATTATACATATATCAATTATTACCGCAAGACATATGGTGAAATTCCATTATGGGTTTTGGCAAATGTACTTACGTTTGGAAACTTATCAAAAATGTTCCGAGTGTTTCCGCAGTCCTTAAAATCAAAAGTATCAAAAAACTTTGAACCTTTGAATCAGCATCAGATGGAACAGTTTCTATCTGTTCTCACTAAGTATAGGAATGTATGTGCCCATGGGGAACGACTGTTTACATACAGAACAGTAGATGCTATTGCGGATACACCGCTTCATAAAAAACTTTCATTACCACAGAGTGGTAATCAGTACGAAAAAGGAAAACAAGATTTGTTTGCTGTGGTGATTGCTTTTAGATATCTATTACCCGGAAAAGATTTTCTGGAATTTAAAAGAAAGCTCATAAAAGAGATTGACCGGGTAAACAGAGAAGTAGAGCATATAAGTGAAGTTGAATTATTGAATAAAATGGGTTTCCCGAAAAATTGGAAAAATATTACCAGATACCATTTAAATTAA
- a CDS encoding tetratricopeptide repeat protein: MSQPDFLYELFEDFMDDPANQDYSMDNGLVCRWMTGQAKISPKISAYYSKPSNQEKLAHTIHQNLLPLMSDCNMAIHQIANYAMFLTEQQEPERGISELQKLSGIIKEYHSDDCLDYAKVQETLGTIYLMTANLPQAKTHFKRAFKIYEKIWADEPEMIEAKYQEIQELYPQIGFCIGKNLSGLLTK; this comes from the coding sequence ATGAGTCAGCCTGATTTTTTATACGAATTATTTGAAGATTTTATGGATGATCCGGCAAATCAGGATTATTCAATGGATAACGGTCTGGTTTGCCGCTGGATGACTGGTCAGGCTAAAATCAGTCCTAAAATATCCGCTTACTATTCCAAGCCATCCAATCAGGAAAAATTAGCCCATACCATCCACCAGAATCTTCTTCCACTGATGTCTGACTGTAATATGGCTATACATCAGATTGCCAATTATGCAATGTTCCTGACAGAACAGCAGGAACCCGAAAGAGGAATCTCCGAATTACAAAAATTATCCGGCATCATCAAGGAATACCATTCCGATGACTGTCTGGATTATGCCAAAGTACAGGAAACCCTTGGAACCATTTATCTGATGACTGCCAATCTTCCGCAAGCCAAAACACATTTTAAAAGAGCTTTCAAAATATATGAAAAGATCTGGGCTGATGAACCAGAAATGATTGAAGCAAAATATCAGGAAATTCAGGAGTTATATCCACAGATTGGATTTTGCATTGGAAAAAATCTATCCGGTCTTTTAACAAAATAA
- a CDS encoding ABC transporter permease — protein sequence MLKLELKRIFSKKINVFAIGLALILAVIFSGFAVTSNRYVDENGNASTGIMATRKLTDNRRAWKGTLTEDELGKVIEQNKNAVTQSSEENAIYGTTLQPIDDIRGFIISVLTPDSEYDESVLNQITEENVQEFYDTYHKNMEKMAEEYGKTSVQKKYLEKKYNEIKLPVEYESYSSWDTMIMYVETYSIILAIIVGFICAGIFADDFQTKADAVFFSTKYGRTKAVKTKILAGIATTVMIYCMGIILLSVICFGIMGTSGMNTPYQMYQAYSIYIMSYGQYYLLTVVCGFIASMLAAVVSMLVAAKMHTISVAVCIPFFLYCLLPFIGRALSGYTTLFNLIPTILTNVQASVKVPLIYQIGNCVFRQISLVMVMYTVMAIALLPFIYKSFRRYGNK from the coding sequence ATGCTTAAATTAGAATTAAAACGAATTTTTTCAAAGAAAATTAATGTATTTGCAATCGGATTGGCATTGATACTTGCTGTCATTTTTAGCGGATTTGCAGTTACAAGTAATCGCTATGTGGATGAGAATGGAAATGCTAGTACTGGAATTATGGCAACAAGAAAACTTACAGATAACAGACGAGCATGGAAAGGTACATTGACAGAAGATGAACTTGGAAAAGTTATAGAACAAAATAAAAATGCGGTGACACAATCCTCAGAAGAAAATGCAATTTACGGAACGACATTGCAACCGATAGATGATATTAGGGGTTTTATAATATCGGTATTAACACCAGATTCAGAATATGATGAAAGTGTTCTGAATCAAATTACAGAAGAAAATGTGCAAGAGTTCTATGACACTTATCATAAAAATATGGAAAAGATGGCAGAAGAATATGGAAAGACTTCTGTTCAGAAAAAATACTTGGAAAAGAAATATAATGAAATAAAATTACCAGTAGAATACGAATCTTATAGTTCGTGGGATACTATGATTATGTATGTAGAAACGTATTCTATTATTCTGGCAATCATAGTTGGTTTTATTTGTGCTGGAATATTTGCAGATGATTTTCAGACAAAAGCAGATGCAGTATTTTTCTCTACAAAGTATGGACGTACAAAAGCTGTTAAAACAAAAATACTGGCAGGAATAGCTACGACAGTTATGATTTATTGTATGGGAATTATATTACTTAGTGTGATTTGTTTTGGAATTATGGGAACCAGTGGTATGAATACACCTTATCAAATGTATCAGGCGTATAGTATTTACATTATGTCATATGGACAATACTATTTGTTGACAGTTGTATGTGGATTTATAGCCAGTATGCTGGCGGCTGTAGTGTCTATGTTAGTAGCGGCTAAAATGCATACAATTAGTGTCGCTGTTTGCATTCCGTTCTTTTTATATTGCTTATTGCCATTTATAGGACGGGCACTTTCTGGGTATACAACGCTTTTCAATTTGATACCAACAATTTTGACAAATGTACAGGCAAGTGTAAAAGTCCCACTTATTTATCAGATTGGGAATTGTGTATTTCGACAAATTTCGCTTGTAATGGTAATGTATACAGTGATGGCAATAGCCTTACTGCCTTTTATTTATAAGAGTTTTCGCAGATACGGAAATAAGTAA